Proteins from a genomic interval of Halopseudomonas litoralis:
- a CDS encoding DUF2971 domain-containing protein, with amino-acid sequence MTLDLLVADRVYCANPADFNDPLDTKPCVKPDLPVADLENVLRVLIERRTSSEMRAAANSIKYRGPKTVEHIDRHSRRQAEIVLSEISYHATNPDYSKPAPEPQIDLLGHAIEREILRIYEKGVLSLAERFDCPLMWSHYGNQHNGICIGYKIPADAKPNIFKVKYGGSREIEASKIMCMLDDAPGAQVEVDSAVLLRKAYDWKYEKEWRFIGSRGLMDSPFELAEITFGSRCLDSVKFTLLKALESRLADVSFYEIREKYGTFKLKRYRLNVDELSASYPRNNQAILACFDD; translated from the coding sequence TTGACCTTAGATCTGCTGGTCGCAGACAGAGTCTACTGCGCAAACCCTGCTGATTTTAATGATCCATTGGATACGAAGCCATGCGTTAAACCAGACTTACCAGTGGCCGATCTAGAGAATGTTTTAAGGGTCTTGATCGAGAGAAGAACTTCGTCTGAGATGCGTGCTGCAGCCAACTCAATAAAGTATCGCGGACCAAAAACCGTTGAGCACATTGATCGGCACAGCCGCAGGCAAGCGGAAATAGTGCTTTCGGAAATTTCGTACCATGCCACGAACCCTGATTACTCGAAGCCAGCGCCAGAACCGCAGATTGATCTACTTGGTCACGCCATTGAACGAGAGATTCTCAGGATATATGAAAAAGGGGTTCTTTCTCTTGCAGAGAGGTTTGATTGCCCATTGATGTGGAGCCATTACGGGAACCAACACAATGGAATATGTATTGGCTACAAAATACCAGCGGATGCAAAACCAAATATTTTCAAAGTTAAGTATGGCGGCAGCAGAGAAATAGAAGCAAGCAAAATAATGTGCATGCTGGACGATGCACCTGGAGCGCAAGTTGAAGTCGATTCCGCAGTTTTGCTTCGCAAAGCATACGACTGGAAATATGAGAAGGAATGGCGCTTTATAGGAAGCAGAGGCCTGATGGACTCCCCATTCGAACTTGCGGAAATAACATTTGGATCAAGGTGTTTGGACTCCGTCAAATTTACATTACTCAAGGCCCTGGAGAGCAGGCTTGCTGACGTGTCTTTCTATGAAATACGTGAAAAATATGGGACTTTTAAGCTCAAGCGCTATCGTCTCAATGTAGATGAGCTATCTGCGAGTTACCCAAGGAATAATCAAGCAATTCTTGCCTGCTTTGATGATTGA
- a CDS encoding helix-turn-helix domain-containing protein produces MTAKNSLAAALKTVRKARGLSQEAFSDVSSRTYLSSLERNLKSPTLNKLAELCEVMEIHPLTLLTLAYAGESTHQADQLLAQVRQEMEAIQHLLDAK; encoded by the coding sequence ATGACAGCGAAAAACTCATTAGCGGCGGCATTGAAGACAGTCAGGAAAGCGCGTGGCTTGAGCCAGGAAGCGTTCTCCGACGTGTCCAGCCGTACCTATCTGAGTTCGCTGGAGCGCAACCTGAAAAGCCCGACGCTGAACAAGCTGGCTGAGCTGTGTGAAGTCATGGAGATTCATCCGCTCACGCTGTTGACACTGGCGTATGCCGGCGAGAGCACGCACCAAGCCGATCAACTTCTGGCGCAGGTGCGACAGGAGATGGAGGCGATTCAGCACTTACTGGACGCCAAATAG
- a CDS encoding DUF2958 domain-containing protein — MTQALITVEEHAQLLANGQARVAGQDTDLLPAVRLFTPDAHVTWLLASLDPADGDTAYGLIDLGLGMPELGHVKLSDLASIVGPRQQPVMRDRYFQATRTLSDYARLAKANGSIID; from the coding sequence ATGACCCAGGCGCTCATCACCGTCGAGGAGCACGCGCAGCTGCTCGCCAACGGCCAGGCCCGCGTTGCTGGGCAAGACACCGACCTGCTGCCCGCCGTGCGGCTGTTCACCCCGGACGCACACGTCACCTGGCTATTGGCATCGCTCGACCCTGCCGATGGCGATACGGCCTACGGCCTCATCGACTTGGGGCTAGGCATGCCCGAGCTGGGTCATGTGAAGTTGTCCGATCTGGCGTCTATTGTCGGCCCACGCCAGCAGCCGGTAATGCGGGATCGGTATTTCCAGGCTACGCGCACGCTTTCAGACTATGCGCGGCTGGCGAAGGCCAACGGCTCCATCATTGATTGA
- a CDS encoding DUF2285 domain-containing protein — protein MADPSAKHWYPTAAYLYVLHLDGLALAWEYLRRHPDYRRDWLRRRRRPKAAERWGLRVLEDPGLDARNAHPAWFPDHDSVVQLYPDADPPPDALVFEFWRIPGDKRLIHDGKRLVLVTQWPGYCVRLAFAPGLDDGMAYVYAIRACITTNPRYQMLVAELNKLAIGAVLAAAKPRPSPASLLELHTLQALDATLAGASLRGVAEGLFGADAVIAGWYTDGGLRSRVRRLVRRGNALMGGGYRRLAQIESPGEGRSVLPAKRP, from the coding sequence ATGGCAGACCCGAGCGCGAAACACTGGTATCCGACCGCCGCGTATCTCTACGTGCTACACCTCGATGGTCTCGCCTTGGCCTGGGAATACCTGCGACGCCATCCCGACTACCGACGCGATTGGCTGCGCCGTCGCCGCCGGCCAAAGGCCGCCGAGCGCTGGGGCTTGCGCGTGTTGGAAGATCCCGGCCTGGATGCACGCAACGCGCACCCGGCTTGGTTTCCCGATCACGATAGCGTGGTGCAGCTTTATCCAGATGCTGACCCGCCGCCGGATGCCCTGGTCTTCGAGTTTTGGCGTATTCCTGGCGACAAGCGCCTGATCCATGATGGTAAGCGCTTGGTGCTGGTCACGCAGTGGCCAGGCTACTGTGTGCGGCTGGCCTTCGCGCCGGGCTTGGACGATGGAATGGCCTACGTCTACGCCATCCGTGCCTGCATCACGACTAATCCGCGTTATCAGATGCTCGTTGCGGAGTTGAACAAGCTGGCCATCGGTGCCGTGCTTGCAGCAGCCAAGCCGCGACCATCTCCGGCGTCACTGCTGGAGTTACACACCTTGCAGGCGCTTGACGCCACTCTGGCGGGGGCGTCACTGCGCGGGGTGGCCGAAGGACTGTTCGGCGCTGATGCGGTGATTGCGGGCTGGTACACCGACGGTGGCCTGCGCTCGAGGGTGCGCCGCTTAGTGCGACGTGGTAACGCGCTGATGGGCGGCGGCTATCGCCGTCTGGCACAGATCGAATCCCCTGGGGAGGGTCGTTCTGTACTCCCTGCAAAACGACCCTGA
- a CDS encoding helix-turn-helix transcriptional regulator, whose product MRPAPVRPATAAVTTTAQPQRYLTNDEAADYLRLSPRTLEKQRVIGGGPKFRKFGRRVMYAVADLNAWADARSYEATSDPEYAERHAGDYRDGR is encoded by the coding sequence ATGCGACCCGCACCTGTTCGACCCGCTACCGCTGCCGTCACCACGACCGCCCAACCTCAACGCTACCTGACCAACGACGAAGCCGCCGACTACCTGCGCCTGTCGCCCCGCACGCTGGAGAAGCAGCGCGTGATCGGCGGCGGGCCGAAGTTCCGCAAGTTCGGTCGCCGCGTCATGTACGCCGTGGCCGACCTCAATGCCTGGGCCGATGCGCGCAGCTATGAAGCGACGTCAGATCCCGAATACGCCGAGCGTCACGCGGGTGATTACCGTGACGGCCGCTGA
- a CDS encoding replication initiator protein A, whose product MSSPPGQALPSREQLDLFRALPGDMAPRDVQDLMAYPFFSLAKSRRIAPIDFRSGNITIRVEGTANHGIATIWDADILIWAASQIVEANDAGLTTSRLMRATPYEILRFIGRGTGSRDYQRLKAALDRLQSTTVATSIRETTGRRLHRFSWINEWKELADASGTPLGIELILPDWFYAGVLDAALVLTIDPAYFRLTGGIERWLYRLVRKHGGKQEHGWQFDFRHLHRKSGSSSRFSDFAYDLRALVDKQSLPGYELGIVCIPKDRIELLTFRPVPLTARG is encoded by the coding sequence ATGTCCAGCCCACCAGGGCAAGCCTTGCCGTCACGGGAACAGCTCGACCTGTTCCGGGCGCTGCCGGGCGACATGGCACCGCGCGACGTCCAGGACTTGATGGCCTATCCGTTCTTCTCGCTGGCGAAGTCGCGGCGCATTGCGCCGATCGACTTTCGCAGCGGCAATATCACTATCCGAGTGGAGGGCACGGCCAACCACGGCATTGCCACGATCTGGGATGCCGACATCCTGATCTGGGCCGCCAGCCAGATTGTGGAGGCCAACGACGCCGGCTTGACCACCTCGCGTCTGATGCGGGCCACGCCTTACGAGATTTTGCGTTTTATCGGACGCGGCACTGGCTCGCGCGACTATCAGCGTCTCAAGGCCGCACTGGATCGGCTGCAATCGACCACGGTGGCCACGTCCATCCGCGAGACCACGGGGCGGCGGCTGCATCGCTTCTCGTGGATCAACGAATGGAAGGAATTGGCCGACGCCAGCGGCACGCCGCTGGGCATCGAACTGATCCTACCGGATTGGTTTTACGCGGGCGTGCTCGACGCCGCCCTGGTGCTGACCATCGACCCGGCGTATTTCCGGTTGACCGGTGGTATCGAACGCTGGCTGTACCGTCTGGTGCGCAAGCATGGCGGCAAGCAGGAGCACGGCTGGCAGTTCGACTTCCGGCACCTACACCGCAAATCGGGCAGCAGCAGCCGCTTCTCGGACTTCGCCTACGACTTGCGCGCTCTGGTGGACAAGCAATCCTTGCCCGGGTACGAGTTGGGCATCGTGTGCATTCCCAAGGATCGCATCGAATTGCTGACGTTCCGACCCGTGCCGCTCACGGCACGGGGATAA
- the parA gene encoding ParA family partition ATPase, which yields MIIALLNQKGGVGKTTLATHIAGELAFRGQQVILLDADPQGSSLDWTQRRSQQGLPRLFSAVGLARETLHQEAPELARRADHVVIDGPPRIAALARSALLAADCVLIPVQPSPYDLWASAEMVALIREAQVFRPQLAAAFVINRRVSTTVIGREARQALADQPLSALRAEVRQRIVFADSVAAGRLARELAPDSAAAREISALVDELLRWSP from the coding sequence ATGATCATTGCCTTACTCAACCAGAAAGGCGGCGTGGGCAAGACTACGCTTGCCACGCACATCGCCGGTGAACTGGCGTTCAGAGGCCAGCAGGTCATCTTGCTGGATGCCGACCCCCAGGGTTCATCTCTGGACTGGACACAACGGCGTAGCCAGCAAGGCTTGCCAAGGCTGTTCAGCGCTGTAGGTCTGGCAAGGGAAACCCTGCATCAGGAAGCTCCAGAACTCGCCAGGCGGGCCGATCACGTCGTGATTGATGGGCCGCCCCGAATCGCCGCTTTGGCACGCTCCGCGCTGCTGGCAGCCGATTGCGTGCTGATACCGGTGCAGCCCAGCCCCTACGACCTGTGGGCTAGCGCCGAGATGGTGGCGCTGATCCGCGAGGCGCAGGTGTTCCGGCCCCAGCTTGCCGCTGCCTTCGTCATCAATCGCCGCGTTAGCACCACGGTGATCGGACGTGAAGCGCGCCAGGCGCTGGCCGATCAGCCACTATCGGCGCTGCGCGCCGAGGTTCGTCAACGCATCGTCTTCGCCGACAGTGTGGCGGCTGGTCGGCTTGCACGCGAGTTGGCACCCGATAGCGCCGCCGCACGTGAAATCAGCGCATTGGTGGACGAGCTATTGCGGTGGTCGCCATGA
- a CDS encoding chromosome partitioning protein ParB encodes MSSDSNTSNGKRTGKRITIGARPPTHPHAEAWIRQGDIADLQKGDLYTARLTIDITPALRARIKVSAFTQGVTVADLLRVLLEREFPEKPQ; translated from the coding sequence ATGAGCAGCGACAGCAACACATCGAACGGCAAGCGCACGGGCAAGCGCATCACCATCGGTGCGCGCCCGCCCACGCATCCACACGCCGAGGCGTGGATTCGCCAGGGCGACATCGCCGACCTCCAGAAAGGCGACCTCTACACGGCCCGCCTGACCATCGACATCACACCCGCCTTGCGGGCGCGCATCAAGGTCTCGGCCTTCACGCAAGGCGTGACTGTGGCCGACTTGCTGCGCGTACTGCTGGAGCGCGAGTTCCCGGAGAAGCCCCAATGA
- a CDS encoding DUF2840 domain-containing protein has translation MIAQPSATTDALPPSLHTFAAHAGNAPLTRVSLATIEPRFNLYLRFGEPTRTVQLDRWRRCAVFLPRTIFCRIRWQASVYGTIRWQLMVMQACTPLDAVQRIPGVQPGARLLLHAEGEQKVRAVLERIDGIEALGIAVIDVSPAYWHTLGNRLAAGLVLPDYTAERHAAWLSGRALS, from the coding sequence ATGATTGCACAACCTTCAGCGACAACAGACGCGCTACCGCCTTCGTTGCACACCTTCGCCGCCCATGCTGGCAACGCGCCATTGACCCGCGTATCGCTGGCTACCATCGAGCCGCGATTCAATCTTTACCTGCGCTTTGGTGAACCTACGCGCACGGTTCAACTCGACCGCTGGCGACGCTGCGCGGTGTTCCTGCCGCGCACGATCTTCTGCCGCATCCGCTGGCAGGCCAGCGTCTACGGAACGATCCGTTGGCAGCTCATGGTGATGCAGGCTTGCACACCGCTGGACGCGGTGCAGCGCATCCCTGGCGTGCAGCCCGGCGCGCGTCTGCTGCTGCACGCCGAGGGCGAACAGAAGGTGCGCGCCGTGTTGGAACGGATCGACGGCATCGAGGCGCTGGGCATTGCCGTCATCGACGTGTCGCCCGCGTACTGGCACACGCTGGGCAACCGGCTTGCGGCAGGACTGGTGCTGCCCGATTACACCGCCGAGCGGCATGCTGCCTGGCTGTCCGGGAGGGCGCTGTCATGA
- a CDS encoding S26 family signal peptidase, protein MTVQSTVASTTGGVPRLRSRLRARLVLAGLSACGLAALAWASFVSPLPRLIYNPSDSVAVGWYRVEPLSHQANSLQPPLSVGSIVMTHLPANATTLAAQRGYLPAHIPLLKRVGAVAPQHVCIIAGQVRIDGVPSAAVLPADRLGRPLPFWQHCRPLAEGELFLLSVTNSASFDSRYFGPVSAFAVIGVAHPVWLENRP, encoded by the coding sequence ATGACCGTTCAATCCACCGTTGCCAGCACCACTGGCGGCGTGCCGCGTCTTCGCTCACGCCTTCGCGCTCGCCTTGTGCTGGCGGGCTTGTCCGCCTGCGGCCTCGCGGCGCTGGCTTGGGCGTCCTTTGTGTCGCCGCTACCGCGCCTGATCTATAACCCGTCCGACAGCGTGGCGGTCGGCTGGTATCGCGTCGAACCGCTTTCACACCAGGCCAACTCGCTGCAGCCTCCTTTGTCGGTGGGCAGCATCGTCATGACCCATCTGCCGGCTAATGCCACCACATTGGCCGCCCAGCGCGGTTACCTGCCCGCGCATATTCCGCTGCTCAAACGGGTGGGCGCGGTCGCGCCGCAACATGTCTGCATCATCGCCGGTCAGGTGCGCATCGACGGCGTGCCTTCGGCTGCCGTGCTGCCTGCTGATAGGCTGGGCCGACCGCTGCCATTTTGGCAGCATTGCCGACCGTTAGCCGAGGGCGAACTGTTCCTGTTGAGTGTGACCAATTCGGCGTCCTTCGACAGCCGCTATTTCGGCCCGGTCAGCGCGTTCGCCGTGATCGGCGTAGCGCATCCGGTATGGTTGGAGAATCGTCCATGA
- a CDS encoding relaxase/mobilization nuclease and DUF3363 domain-containing protein, with translation MSRNDDDRFRLRPGAPKQRGDAFINQVLRQTSKAGAKVAKAGNRPGARLGRGHVAARFTGTTLTAGSRRVTIKTRLVNIAKAGARSTATHLRYIEREGVGHDGEPGKAYDPMTDDADLSAFEERGREDRHQFRFIVSPEDADQLDDLRTYTRHFMDRMEADLGSRLEWVAVDHWNTDNPHTHIVLRGRDDSGKDLIISRDYISQGMRERASELATEWLGPRTELEIQRSMAREVDQERWTGLDRTLQREAVEGLVRTERLEREPRLKRQRLLLVGRLQRLQRMELASELQTGVWTVHADAESTLRTMGERGDIIRTMQRAMTGKQRDLSVFQPGEDGRSIIGRVAGKGLADELYDKGYLIVDGTDGKAHYVALPPHTELEQYPTGAVVEIKGSSAPRIADKTITAMAVDGIYRTDHHLAVAKAQPHPERDPSEVVKAHVRRLEALRRAGLVERQVEGVWLVPQDLPERGRQYDAQRLGGVAVELKSHLPIERQARVMGATWLDQQLIGGGKGLGDLGFGSEVKDALQQRGDFLAEQGLAEKRGQRIILTRNLLATLRNRELARSAQDIAADTGLEHRPVADGQRVAGTYRRSVVLASGRYAMLDDGMGFSLVPWKPVIEQRLGQQLAATMRGGGVSWEIGRQRGPSIG, from the coding sequence ATGAGTCGCAACGACGATGACCGTTTCCGCCTCCGTCCGGGTGCGCCCAAGCAGCGCGGCGATGCCTTCATCAATCAGGTGCTTCGCCAAACGAGCAAGGCAGGCGCAAAAGTCGCCAAAGCAGGCAACCGCCCTGGTGCTCGACTGGGACGCGGCCACGTTGCGGCGCGCTTTACCGGCACGACACTGACTGCGGGTTCCCGGCGCGTCACCATCAAGACCCGGCTGGTCAATATCGCCAAGGCAGGTGCACGTTCGACCGCCACGCACTTACGTTATATTGAGCGTGAAGGTGTGGGGCACGACGGCGAACCGGGTAAAGCCTACGACCCCATGACCGATGATGCTGATTTGTCTGCCTTTGAGGAACGGGGCCGGGAGGATCGGCATCAATTCCGCTTCATCGTCTCGCCCGAGGATGCCGACCAGCTCGATGACCTGCGCACTTACACTCGTCATTTCATGGACCGCATGGAAGCTGACCTGGGCAGCCGGTTGGAGTGGGTGGCCGTCGATCACTGGAACACCGACAACCCGCATACGCATATCGTCCTTCGTGGAAGGGATGACAGCGGTAAAGACCTGATCATTTCTCGCGATTACATCAGCCAGGGTATGCGTGAACGGGCGTCGGAACTGGCAACAGAATGGCTGGGGCCACGTACTGAACTGGAGATCCAGCGCAGCATGGCCCGCGAAGTCGATCAGGAACGATGGACGGGGCTGGATCGCACCTTGCAGCGCGAGGCTGTGGAAGGATTGGTGCGCACCGAACGGTTGGAGAGAGAACCCCGACTGAAACGCCAGCGCCTGCTACTGGTAGGTCGCCTGCAACGATTGCAGCGTATGGAGCTGGCCAGCGAATTGCAGACCGGAGTATGGACTGTCCATGCTGATGCTGAGTCCACCTTGCGAACGATGGGCGAGCGCGGCGACATCATCCGTACCATGCAGCGAGCCATGACCGGCAAACAGCGTGACCTGAGCGTGTTCCAGCCCGGCGAGGATGGCCGTTCCATCATTGGCCGCGTGGCCGGTAAAGGATTGGCCGACGAACTCTACGACAAGGGCTATCTGATCGTGGATGGCACCGATGGCAAGGCGCACTATGTCGCGCTGCCGCCGCACACGGAACTGGAGCAGTACCCGACGGGCGCAGTGGTGGAAATCAAGGGCTCAAGCGCTCCACGAATCGCAGACAAGACCATCACCGCAATGGCCGTCGATGGCATCTACCGAACCGACCATCATCTGGCCGTTGCCAAGGCTCAACCGCACCCCGAACGTGATCCGAGCGAGGTGGTTAAAGCCCATGTGCGACGGCTCGAAGCCCTGCGCCGCGCTGGCCTGGTGGAAAGACAGGTTGAGGGCGTCTGGCTGGTGCCGCAAGACCTGCCCGAGCGAGGCCGTCAGTACGATGCGCAGCGCCTGGGCGGCGTCGCGGTGGAATTGAAGTCGCATTTGCCGATAGAGCGGCAGGCTCGCGTGATGGGCGCTACCTGGCTGGATCAGCAGTTGATCGGCGGCGGCAAGGGATTGGGGGATCTGGGTTTTGGCAGTGAGGTCAAGGATGCGTTGCAACAGCGCGGCGACTTCTTGGCCGAACAAGGGTTGGCCGAGAAGCGCGGGCAACGGATCATCCTGACGCGCAATCTATTGGCGACGCTGCGCAACCGCGAACTGGCACGCTCCGCACAGGATATTGCCGCCGATACAGGCCTGGAACATCGACCGGTAGCTGACGGGCAGCGCGTGGCTGGCACCTACCGGCGTTCGGTCGTGCTCGCCAGTGGGCGCTACGCGATGCTTGATGACGGCATGGGGTTCAGTCTGGTGCCCTGGAAGCCGGTGATTGAGCAGCGGCTGGGGCAGCAGCTTGCTGCCACCATGCGCGGTGGGGGGGTGTCGTGGGAGATTGGGAGGCAGCGGGGGCCGTCGATAGGCTAG
- a CDS encoding heavy metal translocating P-type ATPase, translating to MQYHIEGMDCASCVGKIETALSRMPGVSDIRLNFATESLELTLTPDAATQPGDIEKAIKSLGFGVYARTSQESTSNTDSDNQATAQRWWQTRKGKQVVGLGMLMGAAYLLALFFPAYGGWLFAAAVVIGVLPFARKALALGMSGTPFSIETLMSVAALGALFIGEAEEAAAVVFLFSVGELLESVAAGRARAGIRALASLVPKTAVLLDAQGGQREVAAASLRVNDQVLVRPGDRVSADGVIIHGSSSLDESPVTGESVPRAKAIGDDVFAGSINVDGVLQVRVEKTAADNTIARIIHLVEQAQASKAPTARFIEKFSRYYTPAVMALAALVVILPPLVMGGDWSTWLYRGLALLLIACPCALVLSTPAAIASGLAAGTRRGLLIKGGSALETIGRVKTIAFDKTGTLTEGKPRVTDVAAFIQPSTRLSTKQSDDEVLALFASVESGSNHPLAKAIVAHAEASKILIPATSHASATAGKAVHATVAGRALAIGSPVYAAQAATLSAAQQAQIEALQHDGKTVSVLFDEQSREALGLVALQDQPRDDAQQGLALLKTMGVRSVMLTGDNRRTAQAIAGHLGMDWEAELLPEDKLRLINEMKLNAKVAMVGDGINDAPALATADVGIAMGGGTDVAIETADAALLTSRVTDVAHLIALSRATMANIHQNVIFALGLKSVFLVTTVLGITGLWIAVLADTGATALVTLNALRLLRFKGANA from the coding sequence ATGCAATATCATATCGAAGGTATGGACTGTGCAAGTTGCGTCGGCAAGATTGAAACGGCTCTGTCGCGCATGCCCGGTGTATCCGATATCCGGCTGAACTTCGCCACGGAAAGCCTGGAACTGACGCTGACGCCCGACGCTGCCACTCAGCCCGGCGATATCGAAAAAGCCATCAAGAGCCTTGGCTTTGGCGTGTACGCCAGAACCAGCCAAGAGTCCACATCAAATACCGATAGCGATAATCAAGCAACCGCACAGCGTTGGTGGCAAACCCGCAAGGGCAAGCAGGTTGTCGGACTGGGTATGCTGATGGGCGCAGCCTACCTGCTGGCGTTGTTTTTCCCCGCTTACGGAGGCTGGCTGTTCGCTGCTGCCGTGGTTATCGGTGTGCTTCCCTTTGCCCGCAAAGCACTTGCGCTGGGTATGTCCGGCACGCCCTTCTCGATCGAAACGCTGATGTCGGTAGCTGCACTGGGTGCGCTGTTCATCGGTGAGGCCGAAGAGGCCGCAGCCGTGGTTTTCCTGTTCTCGGTCGGTGAACTATTGGAAAGCGTGGCTGCTGGCCGCGCCCGTGCCGGTATCAGGGCCCTGGCGTCGCTGGTGCCGAAGACGGCGGTTTTACTTGATGCACAGGGCGGGCAGCGCGAGGTTGCTGCGGCCTCGCTGCGGGTGAATGACCAAGTGCTCGTACGCCCAGGCGACCGGGTCTCCGCCGACGGTGTGATTATTCACGGCTCGTCCAGCCTTGATGAGTCGCCGGTAACCGGCGAGTCCGTGCCCCGGGCCAAGGCCATAGGCGACGATGTGTTCGCCGGTTCAATCAACGTCGATGGGGTACTCCAGGTACGCGTGGAGAAAACCGCCGCCGACAATACCATTGCCCGCATCATTCACCTGGTGGAACAGGCGCAGGCATCCAAAGCCCCCACCGCCCGCTTCATTGAAAAATTCAGCCGCTACTACACCCCGGCGGTGATGGCCCTTGCTGCACTGGTCGTCATTCTGCCGCCACTGGTGATGGGCGGCGACTGGTCAACCTGGCTGTATCGCGGTCTGGCGCTGCTGCTGATCGCCTGTCCCTGCGCACTGGTTCTGTCCACCCCAGCGGCTATCGCTTCAGGGCTGGCTGCCGGCACCCGCCGTGGATTACTCATCAAGGGCGGTAGTGCTCTGGAAACCATTGGCCGGGTGAAGACGATCGCGTTCGACAAGACCGGTACCTTGACCGAGGGTAAACCACGCGTCACCGACGTGGCAGCCTTTATACAGCCTTCTACAAGACTCTCTACAAAACAAAGTGACGATGAAGTACTGGCGCTGTTTGCCAGCGTCGAGTCCGGCTCCAATCACCCGCTTGCCAAAGCCATTGTGGCGCATGCCGAGGCGTCCAAGATCCTTATCCCCGCAACCTCGCATGCTTCTGCTACCGCAGGCAAAGCCGTGCATGCAACCGTAGCTGGAAGGGCTCTGGCCATCGGCTCACCGGTCTACGCTGCCCAAGCGGCAACACTGTCAGCCGCACAGCAGGCACAGATCGAAGCGCTGCAACATGACGGCAAGACCGTTTCAGTGCTGTTCGACGAGCAGAGTCGTGAAGCGCTTGGCTTGGTGGCTCTGCAGGACCAGCCAAGGGATGATGCCCAGCAAGGCTTGGCTCTGCTCAAGACGATGGGCGTGCGCTCCGTCATGCTCACCGGCGATAACCGCCGCACCGCCCAGGCCATCGCCGGCCACCTGGGCATGGACTGGGAAGCCGAACTGTTGCCCGAAGACAAACTGCGTCTGATCAATGAAATGAAACTCAACGCCAAGGTCGCCATGGTCGGTGATGGCATCAACGACGCGCCGGCGCTGGCAACCGCAGACGTCGGCATCGCAATGGGTGGCGGCACCGACGTGGCCATCGAAACCGCCGACGCCGCGCTGCTGACAAGCCGTGTTACTGACGTCGCCCACCTGATAGCACTGTCACGCGCAACCATGGCCAACATCCATCAGAACGTGATTTTCGCGCTGGGCCTGAAAAGCGTGTTCCTGGTTACCACGGTACTGGGCATCACCGGCCTATGGATCGCCGTGCTCGCCGACACCGGCGCAACCGCGCTGGTCACGTTGAATGCCTTGCGTTTATTGCGTTTTAAGGGGGCGAACGCTTGA
- the cadR gene encoding Cd(II)/Pb(II)-responsive transcriptional regulator, whose protein sequence is MKIGELAKRTESTVETIRYYEKEGLLPEPARSEGNYRLYNEEHIERLQFIRHCRTLDMTLDEVRTLLQYRDTPYEDCGDVNILLDEHIRAVEIRVEELLQLKQHLTVLREKCSNPAPTASCGILQALSDRSCHD, encoded by the coding sequence ATCAAGATCGGCGAGCTTGCCAAGCGCACAGAATCCACAGTGGAAACCATTCGCTATTATGAAAAGGAAGGGCTATTGCCAGAGCCTGCCCGCAGCGAAGGGAATTATCGATTGTATAACGAGGAGCACATCGAGCGTCTGCAGTTTATTCGGCATTGCCGTACGCTCGATATGACCCTGGACGAAGTGCGCACCTTGCTTCAGTACCGGGATACGCCTTACGAAGATTGCGGCGACGTGAATATTTTGCTGGATGAGCATATTCGCGCGGTGGAGATACGTGTTGAAGAGCTGCTGCAATTGAAGCAGCACCTGACGGTTTTGCGCGAGAAATGTTCGAACCCCGCACCGACGGCGTCATGCGGGATCTTGCAGGCGCTTTCCGATCGCTCCTGCCACGATTAG